The following coding sequences lie in one Pseudomonas svalbardensis genomic window:
- a CDS encoding type II secretion system F family protein → MRFHLKAVGKAGVVSMTVEALGHSEARRIVEDQGYRVISLYAERHWRALRLRQRETFNLVLFSQELTTLLNAGLPLIDALESLAEKENAPQARKTLSELVRLLYEGKSFSQALGQLSAVFPPLYVALVQSSEKTGAVGDALGRYVSYRQRMDEVRQKIVSASIYPLLLLVVGGGVVLFLMGYVVPRFSLVFEGLGSNLPWLSQILMSSGMFLHAHQGEFFGALLAIIVALTFLQRQPAFRRGLDRVVEKLPAVHQRIFMYELARFYRSLGILLQGGIPLVTAMGMVRGLLTVASRARLDQACERVREGQSLSTALELNHLVTPVSLRLLRAGEQSGNLGQMMERSADFYDEEISRWIEWFVRLFEPLLMTFIGLLIGVIVILMYIPIFELASSIH, encoded by the coding sequence ATGCGATTTCATCTCAAAGCCGTTGGCAAGGCCGGCGTCGTCTCGATGACCGTCGAGGCGCTCGGCCACAGCGAAGCCCGGCGTATCGTTGAAGACCAGGGCTACCGGGTGATCAGCCTGTACGCCGAGCGTCACTGGCGTGCGCTGCGCTTACGACAGCGAGAGACCTTCAACCTGGTGCTGTTCAGCCAGGAACTAACCACGTTGCTCAATGCGGGCCTGCCGCTGATCGATGCGCTGGAAAGCCTCGCGGAAAAAGAGAACGCGCCCCAGGCCCGCAAGACCTTGAGCGAACTGGTGCGCCTGCTTTATGAAGGCAAATCGTTCTCCCAGGCACTTGGCCAGTTGTCAGCGGTTTTTCCCCCTCTCTATGTTGCGCTAGTACAGTCCAGCGAGAAGACCGGCGCCGTGGGCGATGCCCTGGGCCGCTATGTCAGCTATCGCCAGCGCATGGACGAGGTTCGGCAAAAAATCGTCAGCGCTTCGATCTACCCCCTGCTGTTGCTGGTGGTGGGCGGTGGCGTGGTGTTGTTTCTGATGGGCTACGTGGTGCCGCGCTTCAGCCTGGTGTTCGAAGGGCTGGGCTCGAACCTGCCGTGGCTGTCGCAGATCCTGATGAGCAGCGGGATGTTCCTGCACGCCCATCAGGGCGAATTCTTCGGCGCATTGCTGGCGATCATCGTCGCCCTCACCTTCCTCCAGCGCCAACCGGCCTTTCGTCGGGGCCTGGACCGCGTGGTTGAAAAACTCCCGGCGGTCCATCAACGCATTTTCATGTACGAACTGGCGCGCTTCTACCGCTCGCTGGGGATTCTGCTGCAAGGCGGCATTCCCCTCGTCACCGCCATGGGCATGGTTCGCGGCCTGCTCACCGTCGCCTCCCGCGCGCGCCTGGACCAGGCCTGCGAACGGGTGCGCGAGGGCCAGTCGCTGTCGACCGCCCTGGAACTCAATCACCTCGTGACTCCAGTGTCCCTGCGCTTGCTGCGCGCCGGCGAGCAGTCCGGCAACCTCGGGCAAATGATGGAGCGCAGCGCCGACTTCTACGACGAAGAAATCAGCCGCTGGATCGAATGGTTCGTGCGGCTGTTCGAACCCTTGCTCATGACCTTCATCGGCCTGCTGATCGGGGTGATCGTGATCCTGATGTACATCCCGATTTTCGAGCTGGCCTCGAGTATTCACTGA
- a CDS encoding acetyl-CoA C-acetyltransferase has translation MPEAYVVDALRTPTGRRKGGLSQIHAADLGAHVLRALVERNDIPDDDYDDVIFGCVDTIGPQAGDIARTSWLAAGLSEAVPGTTIDRQCGSTQQAVHFAAQAVMSGTQDVVVAGGVQTMTQIPIFSAMIAAEPLGFSDPFSGSEGWARRYGAQPPTQFRSAQMIAEKWGLSREQLEAYSLESHQRALRAIEQGRFNREIVPLAGVVHDETPRQTSLAKMAELDVLFGCDRVTAAVSSQTCDAASAMLIVSEAALKRHGLTPRACIHHLSVRAANPIWMLTAPIPATAYALKRAGMKLEDIDRVEINEAFASVAMAWLKETGYPHEQTNVNGGAIALGHPLGATGTRLMCTLLHELERSGGRFGLQTMCEGGGQANVTIIERL, from the coding sequence ATGCCTGAAGCCTATGTTGTCGACGCCCTGCGCACGCCCACCGGGCGGCGCAAGGGTGGTTTGAGCCAGATTCATGCAGCCGATCTGGGCGCCCACGTCTTGCGTGCGCTGGTCGAGCGCAACGACATCCCCGATGACGATTACGACGACGTGATCTTCGGCTGTGTCGACACCATCGGCCCGCAGGCCGGGGACATAGCCCGCACCAGTTGGCTGGCCGCCGGCCTGTCGGAGGCGGTACCCGGCACCACCATCGATCGCCAGTGCGGTTCGACCCAGCAAGCGGTGCACTTTGCCGCCCAAGCGGTGATGAGCGGCACCCAGGATGTGGTCGTCGCCGGCGGCGTGCAAACCATGACCCAGATTCCTATTTTCTCAGCCATGATCGCTGCCGAACCACTGGGCTTCAGTGATCCGTTCAGCGGCTCCGAAGGTTGGGCCCGGCGTTATGGCGCACAACCGCCGACTCAATTCCGTTCGGCGCAGATGATTGCCGAGAAGTGGGGGCTGTCCCGCGAACAACTGGAAGCCTATTCACTGGAGTCCCATCAGCGGGCATTGCGGGCCATCGAGCAAGGGCGGTTCAACCGGGAAATCGTGCCACTGGCCGGAGTCGTGCACGACGAAACGCCGCGTCAGACCAGCCTGGCGAAAATGGCCGAACTGGACGTTCTGTTTGGCTGCGACCGGGTGACCGCAGCAGTGTCCAGCCAGACCTGCGACGCGGCCAGCGCGATGCTGATCGTTTCTGAAGCGGCACTCAAACGCCACGGGCTGACACCGCGCGCGTGTATCCACCACCTCAGCGTGCGCGCCGCAAACCCGATCTGGATGCTCACCGCTCCAATCCCGGCCACCGCTTATGCACTCAAGCGAGCCGGGATGAAACTTGAAGACATCGACCGGGTGGAGATCAACGAAGCCTTCGCCTCGGTCGCGATGGCCTGGCTCAAGGAGACGGGTTATCCCCACGAACAGACCAATGTCAACGGCGGCGCAATTGCCCTCGGTCATCCGCTGGGCGCCACCGGCACCCGGTTGATGTGCACGTTGTTGCATGAACTGGAGCGCAGCGGGGGACGCTTCGGTTTGCAGACCATGTGCGAAGGCGGCGGCCAGGCCAACGTGACGATTATCGAACGCTTGTAA
- a CDS encoding AraC family transcriptional regulator, which produces MREKDSVSAYFVQAMIHGLGNNPQRQRAALEQAGIDPALMEQPTARVPASAFAALWLIQIRELNDEFFGLDSHGMPPGGFALICRALIQEPDLHKAMRQCLANFALFLHDFRGTLTVRGKRAVISLQNHSPNSDVSRLGEETFLVLMISLLCWLGGRRIPIDRADFRHERVSLSDDRLLWGPNLTFGAERTEIEFASHYLRLPVVQDLASLKVFLRTAPQWLVIRFRNQHGLASQVHQRLRNSHYSQWPTLQAFALEQHLSPSTFRRKLEREGCSYQEIKDEVRRGVAFEQLRQSRASISDIAEQLGFQEPSAFHRAFKKWTGESPGRYRARYQGELTE; this is translated from the coding sequence ATGCGGGAAAAGGACTCGGTTTCTGCCTACTTCGTGCAGGCAATGATCCATGGGCTGGGAAACAATCCGCAACGTCAGAGGGCTGCGCTTGAACAGGCCGGCATCGATCCGGCGTTGATGGAGCAGCCCACCGCACGTGTACCGGCGAGTGCGTTTGCCGCGTTGTGGTTGATTCAGATCCGCGAGCTCAACGATGAGTTCTTCGGGCTCGACTCCCATGGCATGCCGCCGGGGGGGTTCGCCCTGATCTGCCGGGCATTGATTCAGGAACCTGACCTGCACAAAGCCATGCGCCAGTGCCTGGCCAATTTCGCGCTATTCCTCCACGACTTTCGCGGCACGCTGACGGTGCGCGGAAAACGTGCGGTGATCAGCCTGCAGAACCACTCGCCAAACAGCGACGTCAGTCGTTTGGGCGAGGAGACGTTTCTGGTGTTGATGATCAGCCTGCTCTGCTGGCTGGGTGGGCGGCGCATCCCTATCGACCGCGCAGATTTTCGCCACGAACGTGTGTCGCTCAGCGATGACCGTTTGCTCTGGGGACCGAACCTGACCTTTGGCGCGGAGCGCACCGAAATCGAATTCGCCAGCCACTATCTGCGTCTGCCGGTGGTTCAGGATCTGGCATCACTGAAAGTGTTTTTGCGCACCGCTCCGCAATGGCTGGTGATCCGTTTTCGCAATCAACACGGCCTGGCGTCGCAGGTCCACCAGCGCCTGCGTAACAGCCATTACAGCCAATGGCCCACCTTGCAGGCCTTCGCCCTGGAACAGCACCTGAGCCCCAGCACTTTCCGCCGAAAGCTGGAGCGTGAAGGGTGTTCGTATCAGGAGATCAAGGACGAGGTGCGGCGTGGTGTTGCCTTCGAACAGCTGCGCCAGAGCCGAGCGAGCATCAGTGACATTGCCGAGCAGCTTGGCTTTCAGGAGCCGAGTGCGTTCCATCGGGCTTTCAAAAAGTGGACGGGAGAAAGTCCGGGGCGATATCGGGCGAGGTATCAGGGGGAGCTCACGGAGTGA
- a CDS encoding lytic transglycosylase domain-containing protein, producing MKTLTTGLLGLLVLTGVVQADVFVSVDAKGSYVLSNVHRPGRTYERVIHEPESARVSMDQQPQMIARQPYADLVSAAATANELPAALLHAVIQAESAYDSRARSPKGAGGLMQLMPDTARELGVKNVYDPKANIQGGAKYLKHLMTLFDNDISLAVAAYNAGPQAVLSRGGVIPPFAETQRYVPSVLRQYRRLQGLAVDAPL from the coding sequence ATGAAAACACTCACCACAGGATTGCTCGGTCTGCTCGTGTTGACCGGCGTCGTACAGGCCGATGTGTTCGTTTCCGTGGACGCCAAGGGCAGCTACGTTTTGTCCAATGTCCACCGTCCCGGCCGCACCTATGAACGGGTGATTCACGAGCCAGAATCCGCCCGGGTCAGCATGGATCAGCAACCCCAGATGATTGCCCGGCAGCCCTATGCCGATCTGGTTTCGGCGGCGGCCACGGCCAATGAATTACCGGCAGCGCTGTTGCATGCGGTGATCCAGGCCGAGTCCGCGTATGACTCCCGTGCGCGGTCACCCAAGGGCGCGGGCGGGTTGATGCAATTGATGCCTGACACCGCCCGGGAGTTGGGGGTGAAGAATGTCTACGACCCGAAAGCCAACATTCAGGGTGGCGCCAAGTACCTGAAGCACCTGATGACCCTGTTCGATAACGACATCAGCCTCGCCGTGGCGGCCTACAACGCCGGGCCGCAAGCGGTGCTCAGCCGTGGCGGGGTGATCCCGCCGTTCGCCGAAACCCAGCGTTACGTGCCCAGTGTCTTGCGCCAATACCGACGCTTGCAGGGCCTGGCCGTGGATGCGCCGTTGTGA
- a CDS encoding TetR/AcrR family transcriptional regulator: MPMPERCSRFAEYRDKVLELFACKGFGQVGMRELATCLGLAPGSLYHHYPSKQHLLLDLIEEFYEELLATLGRIEQKASAKRDKLHALIRAHLNLHQEMPWHFRLAERDSGCLNEEQQERVRQLREQYERKLLLMLGARSRFSEQGLLAAGHAIANLLNSAPGWLVQHSLDERERVELLESLVSGAIERLLRPSVPRAAA; the protein is encoded by the coding sequence ATGCCTATGCCTGAGCGCTGCTCGCGCTTTGCCGAGTACCGGGACAAGGTGCTGGAGCTGTTCGCCTGCAAAGGTTTCGGACAGGTCGGCATGCGTGAGCTCGCGACCTGTCTGGGGCTCGCCCCCGGCTCGTTGTATCACCATTACCCCAGCAAACAGCACTTGCTGCTCGACCTGATCGAAGAGTTCTACGAAGAGCTGTTGGCAACCTTGGGGCGGATCGAGCAAAAGGCGTCGGCAAAACGTGACAAACTCCATGCCCTTATCCGAGCGCATTTGAACCTGCATCAGGAAATGCCTTGGCATTTCCGTCTGGCAGAGCGTGACAGCGGCTGCCTGAATGAAGAGCAACAGGAACGGGTTAGGCAGCTGCGCGAGCAATACGAGCGCAAATTGCTGCTGATGCTCGGGGCTCGATCCCGCTTCAGTGAACAGGGTTTGCTGGCCGCCGGACATGCAATCGCAAACTTACTCAACAGCGCACCCGGCTGGTTGGTGCAACATTCGCTGGATGAGCGGGAGCGCGTTGAGCTGTTGGAGAGTCTGGTGAGTGGAGCCATCGAACGTTTGCTGCGCCCCTCGGTTCCACGCGCAGCAGCTTGA
- a CDS encoding antibiotic biosynthesis monooxygenase, protein MPDRFEEVVTLIVKHRVKAGFEVPYEAWLRHIVGVAGQSEGHLGVDVIHGKSSGLDMFTCVLRFCSTEAMQRWLDSPQRQALVDEATPMLADGDQTEVNPVNEFWFAPQTEAGSPPPRWKQAVVTLLVIPPHTLLVPLIWGPLLQLNTLLSNYIIATFLITLTIVLSVVYLFMPMATRLFAPWLSHSGPSR, encoded by the coding sequence ATGCCTGATCGTTTCGAGGAAGTCGTGACCCTGATCGTCAAACACCGGGTCAAGGCCGGCTTTGAAGTGCCTTACGAAGCCTGGCTTCGACACATCGTGGGTGTGGCGGGGCAGAGCGAAGGGCATCTGGGCGTGGACGTGATTCACGGCAAGAGCAGCGGCCTGGATATGTTCACCTGCGTGCTGCGTTTTTGCTCCACCGAGGCGATGCAGCGCTGGCTCGATTCGCCGCAACGGCAAGCACTGGTCGACGAAGCCACGCCGATGCTGGCGGACGGTGATCAGACTGAGGTCAACCCGGTAAATGAATTCTGGTTCGCCCCGCAGACCGAAGCGGGATCGCCACCGCCGCGCTGGAAGCAGGCCGTGGTGACGTTGTTGGTGATTCCGCCGCACACTTTGCTGGTGCCGCTGATCTGGGGACCGTTGTTGCAGCTCAACACTCTCCTCTCCAATTACATCATTGCCACCTTCCTGATCACCCTGACCATCGTGCTGTCGGTGGTGTACCTGTTCATGCCGATGGCGACGCGATTGTTCGCGCCTTGGCTGTCCCATTCCGGCCCGAGCCGCTGA
- the gspG gene encoding type II secretion system major pseudopilin GspG produces the protein MNQRLRSTPRAQSGFTLLELLVVLVVLGLLAGIVAPKYFAQLGRSEVKVAKAQIEGLGKALDLYRLEVGHYPSTEQGLQALVTAPSDETRWTGPYLQKKLPQDPWGRNYTYRHPGENGEYDLLSMGKDGQPGGEGENAEVTSWQ, from the coding sequence ATGAATCAGCGTTTGCGTTCCACCCCGCGTGCTCAAAGCGGGTTCACCCTGCTCGAACTGTTGGTGGTGTTGGTGGTGCTGGGGCTGCTGGCTGGCATCGTCGCGCCGAAGTATTTCGCCCAACTGGGCCGCTCCGAAGTGAAGGTGGCTAAGGCGCAAATAGAAGGCCTGGGCAAAGCACTGGACCTGTACCGTCTGGAGGTCGGTCATTACCCGTCGACCGAACAGGGTTTGCAGGCGCTGGTCACCGCGCCCAGCGATGAAACCCGCTGGACCGGCCCTTACTTGCAGAAAAAACTCCCGCAGGATCCGTGGGGCCGTAACTACACCTATCGCCACCCCGGCGAAAACGGCGAATACGACTTGTTGTCCATGGGCAAGGACGGACAACCCGGCGGCGAAGGCGAAAACGCCGAAGTCACCAGCTGGCAATAA
- a CDS encoding VOC family protein, whose protein sequence is MKINPYLIFNGDCKAAFTFYAQSLPGQIEVMMTFGESPAREHFPADYHNLIIHTRLLVGDQAIMGSDTTPDRPTDEMSGCSVSLNVDSIAEAERVFSALSDGGKVEMPLETTFWAARFGMLVDRFGVSWMVNCEKDQ, encoded by the coding sequence ATGAAAATCAATCCCTACCTGATCTTCAACGGCGATTGCAAAGCCGCCTTCACCTTCTATGCCCAAAGCCTGCCAGGCCAGATCGAAGTCATGATGACCTTCGGCGAAAGCCCCGCGCGCGAGCACTTTCCGGCGGACTACCACAACCTGATCATCCACACCCGCCTGCTGGTGGGCGATCAGGCGATCATGGGCTCGGACACAACACCTGATCGCCCTACTGACGAAATGAGCGGCTGTTCGGTTTCACTGAATGTCGACAGCATTGCGGAGGCTGAACGGGTGTTTTCTGCGTTGTCGGACGGCGGCAAGGTTGAAATGCCACTGGAAACCACGTTCTGGGCGGCTCGCTTCGGCATGTTGGTTGATCGGTTTGGTGTTTCGTGGATGGTGAATTGCGAAAAGGATCAATGA
- a CDS encoding 3-hydroxybutyryl-CoA dehydrogenase: MNLQNIGVIGAGTMGNGIAQVCALAGFNVTLLDISESALQKALATVSKNLDRQVAKETLTQEQKLAALDKIRTSTDYSNLQNVQLVIEAATENLELKLRVLQQIAAQVSDDCVIASNTSSLSITQLAASVSQPERFIGLHFFNPVPVMGLIEVIRGLQTSDATHALALDMATTLGKTAITAGNRPGFVVNRILVPMINEAILVFQEGLASAEDIDAGMRLGCNQPIGPLALADLIGLDTVLAILEAFYDGFNDSKYRPAPLLKEMVAAGYLGRKTGRGFHAYA; encoded by the coding sequence ATGAATCTGCAAAACATTGGCGTGATCGGCGCAGGCACCATGGGCAATGGCATTGCGCAAGTCTGCGCCTTGGCCGGTTTTAACGTGACCTTGCTCGACATCTCCGAGAGCGCTCTGCAAAAGGCCCTCGCAACCGTCAGTAAAAACCTCGATCGACAGGTTGCCAAGGAAACGCTGACGCAAGAGCAAAAGCTCGCCGCCCTCGACAAGATCCGCACCAGCACCGACTACAGCAACCTGCAGAACGTGCAACTGGTGATCGAAGCCGCGACCGAAAACCTCGAGCTGAAACTGCGCGTGCTGCAACAGATCGCCGCGCAGGTCAGCGACGATTGCGTGATTGCCTCCAACACGTCTTCGCTGTCCATCACCCAACTCGCTGCCAGCGTGAGCCAGCCTGAGCGCTTCATCGGCCTGCACTTCTTCAACCCGGTGCCGGTGATGGGCCTGATCGAGGTGATTCGCGGTTTGCAAACCAGCGACGCCACCCACGCCCTGGCGCTGGACATGGCGACCACTCTCGGCAAAACCGCGATCACCGCCGGCAACCGTCCGGGCTTCGTGGTCAACCGGATTCTAGTGCCGATGATCAACGAAGCGATCCTGGTGTTTCAGGAAGGCCTGGCCAGCGCCGAAGACATCGACGCCGGCATGCGCCTGGGCTGCAATCAGCCGATCGGGCCGCTGGCGTTGGCGGACCTGATCGGTTTGGACACCGTGCTGGCCATTCTCGAAGCCTTCTACGACGGCTTCAACGACAGCAAATACCGCCCTGCTCCACTGCTCAAGGAAATGGTCGCCGCCGGTTACCTGGGGCGCAAAACGGGGCGTGGCTTCCATGCCTATGCCTGA
- a CDS encoding ABC transporter ATP-binding protein yields the protein MNPVLDRFTSLLDQARRALLLVWATSRGLFLGLVLATLIAGVLPALAAWLGQRIVDAVVTAMQLHAQQGSAPLWPVVRYVLFEAGVLALLSGAQRALSVQQSLLRVQLGQKVNTMILEKAQTLSLVQFENSEFYDKLVRVRREASTRPLALVMKSLGLIQNLIVLISFGVLLVHFSPWALVLLVVGALPVFFAEAHFSGDAFRLFTRRAPESRQQSYIETLLSHEGYIKEVKLFGFAPLLLKRYRETFARLYAEDRRLTLRRDGWGFVLGLLGTGAFYLAYAWVVVDTVHGNISLGQMTMYLVLFKQGQTAVSSSLSAISGLYEDGLYLSSLYEYLAEPVVADTGSLTVGAVPGDGLRFENVGFRYPGASRAALEGIDLHLVPGHSVALVGENGSGKTTLIKLLTRLYRPDQGRILLDGSDLHAWEEDALRRRIGVIFQDYIRYQFSVGENIGVGDTLAFNDEQRWQEAAAEGMAAPFIEGLDRGYATQLGRWFAGGQELSGGQWQKIALSRAYMRRNADILILDEPTSALDPAAEAAVFEHFSEHTEGRMTLLISHRFSSVRNADHIIVLDQGAILERGDHDSLVAAGGRYAQLFDLQARGYR from the coding sequence GTGAACCCTGTTCTTGATCGTTTCACCTCGTTACTCGACCAGGCGAGACGCGCCTTGCTGCTGGTCTGGGCAACGTCTCGCGGACTGTTTCTGGGATTGGTGCTGGCTACCCTGATCGCCGGCGTACTTCCAGCACTGGCGGCGTGGTTAGGCCAACGCATCGTCGATGCGGTCGTCACCGCCATGCAGTTGCACGCGCAACAGGGCAGTGCGCCGTTGTGGCCGGTCGTGCGTTATGTGCTGTTTGAAGCGGGCGTGCTCGCATTGCTGTCCGGAGCTCAGCGGGCGCTGTCGGTCCAGCAATCGCTGCTGCGGGTGCAGTTGGGGCAGAAGGTCAATACGATGATTCTGGAGAAGGCCCAGACGTTATCGCTGGTGCAGTTCGAGAATTCGGAGTTCTACGACAAACTGGTTCGGGTGCGCCGCGAGGCTTCGACCCGGCCGTTGGCGCTGGTGATGAAGTCGTTGGGGTTGATCCAGAACCTGATCGTGTTGATCAGCTTCGGTGTGTTGCTGGTGCATTTTTCGCCTTGGGCGCTGGTGCTGCTGGTGGTCGGTGCACTACCGGTATTCTTCGCCGAAGCGCATTTTTCCGGTGATGCTTTCAGACTGTTCACTCGCCGCGCGCCGGAGAGTCGGCAACAGAGTTACATCGAAACGCTCCTCTCTCACGAGGGCTACATCAAAGAGGTCAAACTGTTCGGTTTCGCGCCGCTGCTGTTGAAGCGTTATCGCGAGACGTTCGCGCGGCTCTATGCCGAAGACCGGCGCCTGACGCTACGTCGAGATGGCTGGGGATTTGTCCTCGGTCTACTGGGCACCGGCGCGTTTTATCTGGCCTATGCCTGGGTGGTGGTCGATACCGTCCACGGCAACATCAGCCTCGGTCAGATGACCATGTACCTGGTGTTGTTCAAGCAAGGGCAGACGGCGGTGAGCAGCAGCCTGAGTGCCATCAGCGGTCTCTACGAAGATGGCCTGTACCTCTCCAGCCTTTATGAATACCTGGCCGAGCCTGTTGTCGCCGATACCGGCAGCCTTACCGTGGGTGCGGTCCCCGGCGATGGCCTGCGTTTCGAGAACGTCGGTTTCCGCTATCCGGGCGCCAGTCGCGCCGCGCTGGAAGGCATCGATCTTCACCTTGTGCCCGGCCACAGTGTGGCGCTGGTGGGGGAGAACGGTTCGGGCAAGACCACGCTGATCAAATTACTGACGCGGCTGTACCGTCCTGATCAGGGCCGTATCCTGCTGGACGGCAGTGATCTGCACGCGTGGGAAGAAGACGCGCTGCGGCGGCGCATCGGGGTGATTTTTCAGGATTACATCCGCTACCAATTCTCCGTCGGCGAGAACATCGGCGTCGGTGACACGCTGGCGTTCAACGATGAACAGCGCTGGCAGGAGGCTGCCGCCGAGGGGATGGCCGCCCCCTTTATCGAGGGGCTGGATCGAGGGTATGCCACGCAATTGGGACGGTGGTTCGCCGGGGGGCAGGAGCTGTCCGGCGGGCAATGGCAGAAGATCGCGTTGTCGCGCGCCTACATGCGGCGCAACGCCGATATTCTGATTCTGGATGAGCCGACCTCTGCACTTGACCCGGCGGCGGAAGCAGCGGTGTTCGAGCATTTCAGTGAGCACACCGAAGGCCGGATGACGTTGCTGATCTCTCACCGGTTTTCCAGTGTGCGCAATGCGGACCACATCATCGTGCTGGACCAGGGAGCGATCCTTGAGCGGGGTGATCACGATAGTCTGGTGGCCGCGGGCGGGCGCTATGCGCAGTTGTTTGATTTGCAGGCCCGCGGTTACCGATAG
- a CDS encoding SDR family oxidoreductase, producing the protein MKICENRVVIIAGAGGGLGRAYAPAFATEGAKVVVNDINREAALAVVGEILGQGGSAVANSNDITRYDDAALIVRHAIETFGGLDVVVNNAGICRDRMFASLTEADWDAVVAVHLKGHFCTASHAARYWREQAKGGTQLSARIINTSSGAGLQGSIGQSNYAAAKAGIAALTLVQAAELGRYGITVNALAPAARAGMTEQVFAGTMKRPEEGFDYFAPENVAPLVVWLGSQASSAVNGQMFEVEGGKLSIADCWRRGLELDRQGRWAVGEVGQAVEQLMARAVPAAKVYGS; encoded by the coding sequence ATGAAAATCTGTGAGAACCGCGTGGTGATCATCGCCGGTGCCGGCGGTGGTCTGGGCCGGGCCTACGCGCCGGCCTTCGCCACCGAGGGCGCTAAAGTGGTGGTCAACGATATCAATCGTGAAGCGGCGCTGGCCGTGGTCGGTGAAATTCTCGGGCAGGGTGGAAGCGCGGTGGCCAACAGCAACGACATCACCCGCTACGACGATGCGGCGTTGATCGTGCGCCACGCCATCGAAACCTTCGGCGGCCTGGACGTGGTGGTCAACAACGCGGGCATCTGTCGCGACCGCATGTTCGCCAGCCTCACCGAAGCCGACTGGGATGCGGTGGTGGCCGTGCACCTCAAAGGCCACTTCTGTACCGCCAGCCATGCCGCGCGTTACTGGCGCGAGCAGGCCAAGGGTGGTACGCAGCTGAGTGCGCGGATCATCAACACCAGTTCCGGGGCAGGTTTGCAGGGCTCCATCGGTCAGTCCAACTATGCCGCGGCCAAGGCCGGTATCGCTGCGTTGACGCTGGTGCAAGCGGCCGAACTGGGTCGCTATGGCATAACCGTCAACGCCCTGGCCCCGGCCGCGCGCGCCGGCATGACCGAGCAAGTGTTCGCCGGTACCATGAAAAGACCCGAAGAGGGCTTCGACTACTTCGCTCCTGAAAACGTAGCGCCGCTGGTGGTCTGGCTCGGCTCGCAAGCGTCCAGTGCGGTGAACGGGCAGATGTTCGAAGTCGAGGGCGGAAAGTTGTCGATTGCCGACTGCTGGCGTAGAGGTCTGGAACTGGACAGGCAAGGGCGTTGGGCGGTGGGCGAGGTGGGTCAGGCGGTAGAGCAATTGATGGCTCGGGCGGTGCCGGCAGCGAAAGTGTACGGCAGCTGA